From the genome of Variovorax sp. RA8, one region includes:
- a CDS encoding helix-turn-helix transcriptional regulator, which produces MQHLTKNDLKAWVTAVTHPLASSGSLIAWVEGPLREFFPFEGVVLGHGELVAGQLMVTHMLATGHDEAYLRQIATTFELSQRASLAWWFSTRRPFYIDPNNPPPYASTFELDEIERFGLGNVAGHGVLNVRANAGTYFGFAGVRTPLSDWHLEALTLIAPVLNDLMLSQIALEQRPATNRLDSLTPRQKEIVRQLAAGKSNKAIALSVGITEKSVRNQLAKVYARLGVNKRTELIALLK; this is translated from the coding sequence ATGCAACATCTCACCAAGAATGATCTGAAAGCCTGGGTCACTGCTGTGACCCATCCACTCGCTTCATCCGGCAGCCTGATCGCTTGGGTGGAAGGGCCGCTGCGAGAGTTCTTCCCGTTCGAGGGCGTTGTGCTTGGGCATGGCGAGCTCGTCGCGGGGCAGCTCATGGTCACACACATGCTTGCTACGGGCCACGATGAAGCCTACCTGCGGCAGATCGCGACTACTTTCGAATTGAGCCAGCGTGCGTCGTTGGCGTGGTGGTTCTCGACCCGCCGGCCCTTCTACATCGATCCGAACAATCCACCCCCCTATGCGAGCACCTTCGAGCTCGACGAGATTGAACGCTTCGGCCTCGGCAACGTGGCGGGGCACGGCGTGCTCAACGTCAGGGCCAACGCAGGAACCTATTTCGGCTTCGCCGGTGTCAGGACGCCGCTGAGCGACTGGCACCTCGAAGCGCTGACGCTGATCGCGCCGGTGCTCAATGACCTGATGCTGTCGCAAATCGCACTCGAGCAGCGTCCCGCGACGAACCGGCTCGATTCATTGACGCCGAGGCAGAAGGAGATCGTGCGGCAGCTTGCCGCCGGCAAGAGCAACAAGGCGATCGCGCTGTCGGTGGGGATCACGGAAAAGAGCGTTCGCAATCAATTGGCAAAGGTCTATGCGCGCTTGGGTGTGAACAAGAGGACGGAGCTCATCGCCTTGCTCAAGTAG
- a CDS encoding HlyD family efflux transporter periplasmic adaptor subunit yields the protein MSEQLSQIQREIATQGELIATTESALKLAQHDLAANEKLKADGFISDARLSELQRVVADYRARVQASQSQLAQARQKEADIRLKLSAQKTEFARAAADELKDVTAQLAQTEQALRPALDAQTRQRLVAPVTGEVVDLKAHTVGAAIGPREPVMDIVPAGSELIIEARIAPTDIRDVQRVQASAGVAHVMLTAYRARSTPQVEGRLSYVGADRLTDPRSANPGAPYYVAHVTVSPEALQAASKLAGQPLVLSPGMQAEVFIPTGERSA from the coding sequence TTGAGCGAGCAGTTGTCGCAGATCCAGCGCGAGATCGCGACCCAGGGCGAACTGATCGCCACGACCGAATCGGCCTTGAAACTCGCCCAGCACGACCTTGCCGCCAACGAGAAGCTCAAGGCCGATGGATTCATCAGTGACGCGAGACTGAGTGAACTCCAGCGCGTCGTGGCCGACTACCGCGCCCGCGTGCAGGCCAGTCAGAGCCAACTGGCACAGGCGCGCCAAAAGGAAGCGGACATCCGTCTCAAGCTCTCGGCCCAGAAGACCGAATTCGCGCGAGCCGCGGCGGACGAGCTGAAAGACGTGACCGCTCAACTGGCGCAGACCGAGCAGGCGCTGCGTCCGGCGCTCGATGCGCAGACGCGGCAGCGGCTCGTGGCCCCGGTCACCGGAGAGGTGGTGGACCTGAAGGCGCACACCGTCGGCGCCGCCATCGGGCCGCGCGAGCCGGTGATGGACATCGTGCCGGCCGGCTCGGAGCTGATCATCGAGGCGCGCATCGCGCCGACGGACATCCGGGACGTACAGCGTGTGCAAGCCAGCGCAGGCGTCGCGCACGTGATGCTCACCGCCTACCGCGCCCGCTCCACGCCACAGGTCGAGGGGCGGCTTAGCTATGTGGGCGCCGACCGGTTGACCGACCCTCGTTCGGCCAATCCAGGTGCGCCGTACTACGTGGCGCACGTCACCGTGAGTCCTGAAGCGCTGCAGGCTGCGAGCAAGCTGGCCGGCCAGCCGCTGGTGCTCTCGCCCGGCATGCAGGCGGAGGTGTTCATTCCCACGGGGGAGCGCAGTGCGTAG
- a CDS encoding sigma-54 interaction domain-containing protein, protein MSAITAPTAALPLDAEGILALAARSMFHLFSSISQGMFLVDRSGRIVWVNEGYRRFLPALGFSSIDQFLGHPVEEVVPNTLMNRVLETGEPILIDLLTNKAGTFVVSRIPLREEREDGAAGAVIGAIGIVLFDHPEDTLQPLISKFALLQRDLDDARRELASQRNNPLWQQSADGQRRSKYTFASFIGASPAAVEVKRHARRAAQSSSPVLLLGETGTGKELLAHAIHAASARARNAFVSVNIAAVPDTLLEAEFFGVAPGAYTGADRKAREGKFKLADGGTLFLDEIGDMPLPLQAKLLRALQEGEIEPLGSNKLVPFDARVIAATSRDLPALVREGRFREDLYYRLNVLPVRVPPLRERRADIPALVEALGEDMALRSGEAPPELMPDALALLAAQHWRGNIRELRNVLEQVTMRSDSQRIDAAQLERILRETGQEKIAAADPLQPAPGRAAGDDKALLLRPLAEQVAELERKAIAAAMAATGGNKLAASRLLKISRATLYERLDGRD, encoded by the coding sequence ATGTCAGCCATCACCGCGCCTACCGCCGCACTGCCGCTCGATGCCGAAGGCATCCTGGCGCTGGCAGCGCGCTCGATGTTTCATCTTTTTTCCAGCATCAGCCAGGGCATGTTCCTGGTCGACCGCAGCGGCCGCATCGTCTGGGTCAACGAGGGCTACCGCCGCTTCCTGCCGGCGCTGGGCTTTTCCTCGATCGACCAGTTCCTCGGCCATCCGGTGGAGGAGGTGGTGCCCAACACGCTGATGAACCGCGTGCTGGAGACCGGCGAGCCGATCCTGATCGACCTGCTCACCAACAAGGCCGGCACCTTCGTGGTCAGCCGCATCCCGCTGCGGGAGGAGCGCGAGGACGGCGCGGCCGGTGCGGTGATCGGCGCCATCGGCATCGTGCTCTTCGACCACCCCGAGGACACGCTGCAGCCGCTGATCAGCAAGTTCGCGCTGCTGCAGCGCGACCTCGACGACGCGCGGCGCGAGCTCGCGAGCCAGCGTAACAACCCGCTCTGGCAGCAGTCGGCGGACGGCCAGCGGCGCTCCAAGTACACCTTCGCCAGCTTCATCGGCGCCAGTCCGGCGGCAGTGGAGGTCAAGCGCCATGCGCGGCGCGCGGCGCAGTCCTCCAGCCCGGTGCTGCTGCTGGGCGAGACCGGCACCGGCAAGGAACTGCTGGCGCACGCGATCCATGCCGCCTCTGCCCGGGCCCGCAACGCCTTCGTCAGCGTGAACATCGCGGCCGTGCCCGACACGCTGCTGGAGGCCGAGTTCTTCGGCGTCGCCCCCGGCGCCTACACCGGCGCCGACCGCAAGGCGCGCGAGGGCAAGTTCAAGCTGGCCGACGGCGGCACGCTCTTCCTCGACGAGATCGGCGACATGCCGTTGCCGCTGCAGGCCAAGCTGCTGCGCGCGCTGCAGGAGGGCGAAATCGAGCCGCTGGGCTCCAACAAGCTGGTGCCCTTCGACGCGCGCGTGATCGCCGCCACCTCGCGCGACCTGCCCGCGCTGGTGCGGGAAGGGCGCTTCCGGGAGGATCTGTATTACCGCCTCAACGTGCTGCCGGTGCGCGTGCCGCCGCTGCGCGAGCGGCGCGCCGACATCCCCGCGCTGGTGGAGGCGCTGGGCGAGGACATGGCGCTGCGCAGCGGCGAGGCGCCGCCCGAGCTGATGCCCGACGCGCTGGCGCTGCTGGCCGCGCAGCACTGGCGCGGCAACATCCGCGAGCTGCGCAACGTGCTGGAGCAGGTCACCATGCGCAGCGACTCGCAGCGCATCGACGCGGCGCAGCTGGAGCGCATCCTGCGCGAGACCGGGCAGGAGAAGATCGCCGCGGCAGACCCGCTGCAGCCGGCGCCGGGCCGGGCCGCGGGCGACGACAAGGCCCTGCTGCTGCGCCCGCTGGCCGAGCAGGTCGCCGAGCTGGAGCGCAAGGCCATTGCCGCGGCGATGGCGGCGACGGGGGGCAACAAGCTGGCGGCGTCGCGGCTGCTGAAGATCTCGCGCGCGACGCTCTACGAGCGGCTGGACGGCCGGGACTGA